The following are encoded together in the Phenylobacterium sp. NIBR 498073 genome:
- a CDS encoding LysR family transcriptional regulator: MVSVPGSSMNLRHIEVFHAVYQSGSVSAASRALNVSQPSVSKVLKHAESRIGFRLFRLVKGRLVPTDEAHTLFREVDDIYGRIESLRQTTRNLRAGGDGHIRLAVLPSLGLGVAPAAVARFRQQRPNVSFDIHTLHNDDILKALYERNSDLAVAYDAPRHPRLADVRIGSGELVMLYRKDEIPDAPERLALDAARGRDLISLAGSGPVGALFASEVVQDDPGRSERIFVQTYYVAAALVRHGAGVAVVDEFTARASLSPELDFRPLTPKVTFGVHCIYLEDRPPSRPARDFIGVLQQTLAERHT; encoded by the coding sequence ATGGTCTCAGTTCCAGGTTCGTCGATGAACCTGCGCCACATCGAAGTCTTCCATGCGGTCTATCAGTCGGGGTCCGTCAGCGCCGCCTCCCGCGCGCTCAACGTCTCCCAGCCGTCGGTCAGCAAGGTCCTCAAACACGCCGAGAGCCGGATCGGCTTTCGACTGTTCCGCCTCGTGAAAGGGCGCCTCGTGCCTACGGACGAGGCGCACACCCTCTTCCGGGAGGTCGACGACATCTATGGCCGCATCGAATCGCTGCGCCAGACCACGCGCAACCTGCGCGCCGGCGGCGACGGGCATATCCGGCTGGCGGTTCTACCGTCCCTCGGATTGGGCGTCGCCCCGGCCGCCGTCGCTCGATTTCGTCAGCAAAGACCGAACGTTTCGTTCGATATTCACACCCTGCACAACGACGACATCCTGAAGGCCCTCTACGAGCGCAACAGCGATCTGGCCGTGGCCTACGACGCCCCGCGCCACCCGCGGCTGGCCGACGTCCGGATCGGTTCGGGCGAGCTGGTCATGCTCTATCGCAAGGACGAAATCCCGGACGCGCCAGAGCGTCTCGCCCTGGACGCGGCCCGCGGCCGCGACCTGATCAGCCTGGCCGGCAGCGGCCCCGTGGGCGCCCTGTTCGCCAGCGAGGTCGTGCAGGACGACCCCGGCCGCAGCGAGCGCATCTTCGTGCAAACCTACTACGTGGCCGCCGCCCTCGTGCGGCACGGCGCGGGCGTGGCCGTGGTGGACGAATTCACCGCGCGCGCCAGTCTCAGCCCGGAACTCGACTTCAGGCCGCTGACCCCCAAGGTGACCTTCGGCGTTCACTGTATCTACCTGGAAGACCGGCCGCCCTCGCGGCCCGCACGCGACTTCATCGGAGTCCTCCAACAAACTCTCGCCGAACGGCACACATAA
- the dgcN gene encoding N-acetyltransferase DgcN has translation MIQPAGRALAGLELLMIPSPFLLYLGDSQDELSVKTSRGVAVWRPQACVGEFRGPKCDQTLGLPHLGFEEAKAKGARTVIIGVANAGGIMGPSIVADVVAALRAGLNVASGLHDRLRNHPEIVEAAQAGGLELFDVREPPADIPVGNGRPRAGLRLLTVGTDCSVGKMYTTLALEKEMQARGLKADFRATGQTGIFIAQSGVPIDAVVADFISGAAEQISPARHDGGWDLLEGQGSLFHPSYAGVSLGLLHGAQADALVICHQPGRESMRGLPGRALPDLKICLEANLAAARLTSPDVIAVGVALNTSGMTPEAAHRACAEASDLLGLPAQDPVSMGVNLIVDRLIECFEPSKLAANTGR, from the coding sequence ATGATCCAGCCCGCCGGGCGCGCCCTGGCTGGTCTGGAGCTGTTGATGATCCCCTCCCCGTTTCTCCTTTATCTCGGCGACTCTCAGGACGAGCTCTCCGTGAAAACGTCGCGCGGCGTCGCCGTCTGGCGCCCGCAGGCCTGCGTCGGGGAATTCCGCGGTCCGAAGTGCGACCAGACCCTCGGCCTGCCGCATCTGGGCTTCGAGGAAGCCAAGGCCAAGGGCGCCCGGACGGTGATCATCGGTGTCGCCAACGCCGGCGGAATCATGGGCCCGAGCATCGTCGCCGACGTCGTCGCCGCCCTGCGCGCCGGCCTGAACGTCGCCTCGGGTCTGCATGACCGCCTGCGCAATCACCCCGAGATCGTCGAAGCCGCTCAGGCTGGCGGGCTGGAACTGTTCGACGTGCGCGAGCCGCCGGCCGACATACCGGTCGGCAACGGCCGCCCCCGGGCGGGCCTGCGGCTGCTGACCGTCGGCACCGACTGCTCGGTCGGCAAGATGTACACGACCCTCGCGCTCGAGAAGGAGATGCAGGCCCGCGGCCTGAAGGCCGATTTCCGGGCCACCGGTCAGACCGGCATCTTCATCGCCCAGTCCGGCGTGCCGATCGATGCTGTGGTCGCCGACTTCATCTCTGGCGCCGCCGAGCAGATCTCCCCGGCGCGCCACGACGGCGGCTGGGACCTGCTCGAAGGTCAGGGCTCGCTGTTTCACCCCTCCTACGCCGGGGTCTCGCTCGGCCTGCTGCACGGCGCCCAAGCCGACGCCCTGGTCATCTGCCACCAGCCGGGCCGCGAGAGCATGCGCGGCCTTCCCGGCCGCGCCCTGCCAGACCTCAAGATCTGTCTGGAGGCCAACCTCGCCGCCGCCCGCCTCACCAGCCCCGACGTGATCGCGGTCGGCGTGGCGCTCAACACCTCGGGCATGACGCCGGAAGCCGCCCACCGCGCCTGCGCCGAGGCCAGCGACCTCCTCGGCCTGCCCGCCCAGGATCCGGTCTCCATGGGCGTCAATCTTATCGTCGACAGGCTGATCGAATGCTTCGAACCCTCCAAGCTCGCCGCGAACACTGGCCGCTAG
- the dgcA gene encoding N-acetyl-D-Glu racemase DgcA produces the protein MLRTLQARREHWPLAAPFRISRGVKTAADVVAVEIGHEGQIGHGEAVPYARYGETLDSVLAQIETVAMAVRGGMTRIELMRALPPGAARNAIDCALWDLEAKLSGRSVAELLHQPEPQPVTIALTVSLDSPEAMARAAAAMNGAPVIKVKVDATEPEACLRAVRAAAPDAQLIVDPNEGWSFALLRDIQPVLQELKVALVEQPLPSDEDHQLEGFEPAIPICADESCHVAADLDELAGRYQVVNIKLDKTGGLTEALDLLAAARSRGFGVMVGCMVSSSRSIAPALLLAREAEFVDLDGPLWLKADHPGGVRLQAGKLAPAAPGFWGTPCPQAMTSPSV, from the coding sequence ATGCTTCGAACCCTCCAAGCTCGCCGCGAACACTGGCCGCTAGCCGCGCCGTTCCGCATCTCGCGCGGCGTAAAGACGGCGGCCGACGTGGTCGCCGTCGAGATCGGGCACGAGGGACAGATCGGCCACGGCGAGGCCGTCCCCTACGCCCGCTACGGCGAAACCCTGGACAGCGTGCTGGCCCAGATCGAAACCGTCGCTATGGCGGTTCGCGGCGGCATGACCCGCATCGAGCTGATGCGCGCCCTGCCGCCGGGCGCGGCGCGCAACGCCATCGACTGCGCGCTCTGGGACCTGGAGGCCAAACTGTCAGGCCGCAGCGTGGCCGAGTTGCTGCACCAGCCCGAGCCGCAACCGGTGACCATCGCCCTGACGGTCAGCCTGGACAGTCCCGAGGCCATGGCCCGGGCCGCCGCGGCGATGAACGGAGCGCCGGTCATCAAGGTGAAGGTCGACGCGACCGAGCCGGAGGCCTGCTTGCGCGCGGTCCGCGCGGCAGCCCCCGACGCCCAGCTGATCGTGGATCCAAACGAGGGATGGAGCTTCGCGCTGCTGCGCGACATCCAGCCCGTGCTGCAGGAGCTGAAGGTGGCGCTGGTCGAACAGCCATTGCCGTCGGACGAGGATCATCAACTCGAGGGCTTCGAGCCCGCCATCCCGATCTGCGCCGATGAATCGTGCCACGTCGCCGCCGATCTGGACGAACTGGCCGGCCGCTATCAGGTCGTGAACATCAAGCTGGACAAGACCGGCGGGCTGACCGAAGCCCTCGACCTGCTGGCCGCGGCGCGGTCCCGCGGATTCGGCGTGATGGTCGGCTGCATGGTTTCGAGCTCGCGGTCCATCGCTCCGGCCCTGCTGCTGGCGCGCGAGGCCGAGTTCGTCGACCTGGACGGCCCCTTGTGGCTCAAGGCCGACCATCCGGGCGGCGTGCGCCTGCAGGCCGGCAAGCTGGCGCCGGCGGCGCCCGGCTTCTGGGGAACGCCATGCCCGCAGGCTATGACCTCGCCAAGCGTCTGA
- a CDS encoding amidohydrolase family protein has translation MTTSKKIAVAGASALALCLGSAGLAQAGQQADLLIKGGTVYDGGQGAGVTADVAIAGGKIVFVGDAAKAKLKAAATIDAKGKVVAPGFIDPHTHYFEDLSSTDAGMRRNLAAAMQGVTTVFVGSDGRAAPEVKDTFAKLEQNGVGTNVATYVGFGTLRQRVLGDSDRAPNAAELDQMKGMVAKAMCEGALGLSTGLFYPPQSYAKTEEVIALAKEAAKRGGTYDSHIRDESSYTIGLKGAVQEVFDIGRGAGIAVHIGHIKALGVDVQGQAGEIIRMVEAAQASGLKVTADQYPWAASGTGLSAALLPRWAQVDGESAMLKRLADPTLGPKIRAEMAENMRRRGGPDSLLLTRTQVAEAKGKTLAEIAKLWNVDPIEAAVRILQRGDAGVASFNQSEDDIKAFMRQPWVMTSSDGSEGHPRKYASFAEKYAKYVKAEQTVSMSDFVHRSTGLTADTFGLTGRGYLRPGYHADVVVLDPATYAPKATYVQPELLSVGAEQVLVNGKFVVRDGQPTGALPGVGVLHAPTAGSCN, from the coding sequence ATGACCACGTCCAAGAAGATCGCCGTCGCCGGCGCGAGCGCACTGGCGCTATGCCTCGGCTCGGCTGGCCTCGCCCAGGCGGGCCAACAGGCCGACCTGCTGATCAAGGGCGGCACGGTCTATGACGGCGGCCAGGGCGCCGGCGTCACCGCCGACGTCGCCATCGCGGGCGGCAAGATCGTCTTCGTCGGCGACGCCGCCAAGGCCAAGCTCAAGGCCGCCGCCACGATCGACGCCAAGGGCAAGGTCGTCGCCCCCGGCTTCATCGATCCCCACACCCACTACTTCGAGGACCTGTCGTCGACCGACGCCGGCATGCGGCGCAATCTCGCGGCCGCCATGCAGGGCGTGACGACGGTGTTCGTCGGCAGCGACGGCCGCGCCGCGCCGGAGGTCAAGGACACCTTCGCCAAGCTCGAGCAGAACGGCGTCGGGACCAACGTGGCGACCTATGTCGGCTTCGGGACCCTGCGCCAGCGCGTGCTGGGCGACTCCGACCGCGCGCCCAACGCCGCCGAGCTGGACCAGATGAAGGGCATGGTCGCCAAGGCCATGTGCGAGGGCGCGCTGGGTCTCTCGACCGGCCTGTTCTACCCGCCGCAAAGCTACGCCAAGACCGAGGAGGTCATCGCGCTGGCTAAGGAAGCGGCCAAGCGCGGCGGAACCTACGACAGCCACATCCGCGACGAGTCTTCCTACACGATCGGCCTGAAGGGCGCGGTGCAGGAGGTGTTCGACATCGGCCGCGGGGCCGGCATTGCCGTCCACATCGGCCACATCAAGGCGCTCGGCGTCGACGTCCAGGGCCAGGCCGGCGAGATCATCAGGATGGTCGAGGCCGCCCAGGCCTCCGGGCTAAAGGTGACCGCTGACCAATATCCGTGGGCCGCCTCGGGCACCGGCCTGTCGGCCGCCCTGCTGCCGCGCTGGGCCCAGGTCGACGGCGAGAGCGCGATGCTGAAGCGGCTGGCCGATCCGACGCTCGGCCCCAAGATCCGCGCTGAAATGGCCGAAAACATGCGCCGTCGCGGCGGCCCCGACTCCCTGCTGCTCACCCGCACCCAGGTCGCTGAGGCCAAGGGCAAGACCCTGGCCGAAATCGCCAAGCTCTGGAACGTCGACCCGATCGAAGCGGCCGTGCGCATCCTGCAGCGCGGCGACGCCGGCGTCGCTTCGTTCAATCAGAGCGAGGACGACATCAAGGCCTTCATGCGCCAGCCCTGGGTGATGACCTCGTCCGACGGCTCTGAAGGCCATCCGCGCAAGTACGCCAGCTTCGCCGAGAAGTACGCCAAGTACGTCAAGGCCGAGCAGACCGTCAGCATGAGCGACTTCGTGCACCGCAGCACCGGCCTGACGGCCGACACCTTCGGCCTTACCGGCCGCGGCTACCTGCGGCCCGGCTACCATGCCGACGTCGTGGTGCTGGACCCGGCGACCTACGCCCCCAAGGCCACCTACGTGCAGCCGGAACTGCTGTCCGTAGGCGCCGAGCAGGTGCTGGTGAACGGGAAGTTCGTGGTCCGCGACGGCCAGCCGACCGGCGCCCTGCCCGGCGTCGGCGTGCTGCACGCCCCGACGGCAGGTTCCTGCAACTGA
- a CDS encoding dicarboxylate/amino acid:cation symporter: MATEQDARPSADQAAHRRTAGALLRRYWFGVVLWKRVLIALVLGTIVGLALGEAAVQLKWMGDVFIRLIRMVVAPLVFFSIVSGIASMGDPKRLGAIGSKTLGLYLTLTVIAVSVGMIMGVIFQPGVGMDFAGAAPAQVAKAPPSLGEHLISIIPTNPIAALAEGAVQSVIFFGILVGLAILTIAPRAEPVGRLFQMGADIMLQIVRFVMEVAPFGVFALVAWVMGTSGPSAFVHVLKLAAALVLGCAFQTLIIHGGLVRLVARLPVLPFFRDITDVVAIAFSTSSSAATLPVAMRVAEKNLGVSHAVTSTAMPLGVTLSMDGTALYVALLAVLSAQAFGVDLHFSQYVMLALATTVVALGTAPVPSASLFMLAAVLQVIGLGAEQTALVVGFILPFDRLLDMTRTITSATSDLSTAVTVAKWEGELDRELYLRKPTE, translated from the coding sequence ATGGCCACCGAGCAAGACGCCCGCCCTTCGGCTGACCAGGCCGCCCATCGGCGCACCGCCGGGGCGCTGCTGCGGCGCTACTGGTTCGGCGTCGTGCTGTGGAAGCGGGTCCTGATCGCCCTGGTGCTGGGGACCATCGTCGGTCTGGCGCTCGGCGAGGCCGCGGTGCAGCTGAAGTGGATGGGCGACGTCTTCATCCGCCTGATCCGCATGGTCGTCGCGCCGCTGGTGTTCTTCTCCATCGTGTCCGGCATCGCCAGCATGGGCGATCCCAAGCGGCTCGGCGCCATCGGCTCCAAAACCCTGGGCCTCTACCTAACCCTGACGGTGATCGCGGTCAGCGTCGGCATGATCATGGGCGTGATCTTCCAGCCCGGCGTCGGCATGGATTTCGCCGGCGCCGCGCCCGCCCAGGTCGCCAAGGCGCCGCCGAGCCTCGGCGAGCACCTGATCAGCATCATCCCGACCAACCCGATCGCCGCCCTGGCCGAGGGCGCGGTGCAGTCGGTGATCTTCTTCGGGATCCTCGTCGGCCTCGCCATCCTGACCATCGCGCCTCGCGCCGAGCCGGTCGGCCGTCTGTTCCAGATGGGCGCCGACATCATGCTGCAGATCGTGCGCTTCGTGATGGAGGTCGCCCCCTTCGGCGTGTTCGCCCTGGTCGCCTGGGTGATGGGCACGAGCGGCCCCAGCGCCTTCGTCCACGTGCTGAAACTCGCCGCCGCCCTGGTGCTGGGTTGCGCCTTCCAGACCCTGATCATCCATGGCGGCCTGGTGCGCCTGGTCGCCCGCCTGCCGGTGCTGCCGTTCTTCCGCGACATCACCGACGTCGTCGCCATCGCCTTCTCCACCTCGTCCAGCGCCGCCACCCTGCCCGTCGCCATGCGGGTCGCCGAGAAGAACCTCGGCGTCAGCCATGCGGTGACCTCGACCGCCATGCCGCTCGGCGTGACGCTCAGCATGGACGGCACGGCCCTCTACGTGGCGCTGCTGGCCGTGCTGTCGGCCCAGGCGTTCGGCGTCGACCTGCACTTCTCGCAGTATGTGATGCTGGCGCTCGCCACCACGGTCGTGGCGCTCGGCACCGCCCCGGTGCCCTCGGCCTCGCTGTTCATGCTGGCCGCGGTGCTGCAGGTCATCGGCCTCGGCGCCGAGCAGACCGCCCTGGTCGTCGGCTTCATCCTCCCGTTCGACCGGCTCCTGGATATGACCCGCACGATCACCAGCGCCACCAGCGACCTCTCCACCGCGGTCACCGTCGCCAAGTGGGAGGGCGAACTCGATCGCGAGCTCTACCTGCGCAAGCCGACGGAGTAG
- the lpxA gene encoding acyl-ACP--UDP-N-acetylglucosamine O-acyltransferase produces MASIHPTAVVAPGAQIDPSCEIGPYAVIGPGVRLGPGNVVGPHAVLDGETEIGADNRFLASCSIGASPQITGRAGDVGRLRIGAGNVFREFVTVHSGGEATTRIGGGGLFMATAHVAHDCVIGDEVVMANGATLGGHVEIGDRAQLSGLCAVHQHVRIGELAFVAGGAIVTQDVAPYCLVQGDRARLVSINAVGLRRAGIGAGDTAVLKRAFRAIFHGDGALADRLAAVEVGADDERVRRLVAFMRSSARGVIATPRRNLPAAA; encoded by the coding sequence ATGGCGAGCATCCATCCGACAGCCGTTGTCGCGCCCGGCGCGCAGATCGACCCCAGTTGCGAGATCGGCCCCTATGCGGTGATCGGGCCGGGCGTGCGGCTGGGACCGGGCAATGTCGTCGGGCCTCATGCGGTGCTCGACGGCGAAACCGAGATCGGCGCCGACAATCGGTTCCTGGCCTCGTGTTCGATCGGGGCCAGTCCGCAGATCACCGGGCGGGCCGGCGACGTCGGCCGCCTTCGGATCGGCGCGGGCAATGTGTTTCGCGAGTTCGTGACCGTGCATTCCGGCGGCGAGGCGACCACCCGCATCGGCGGCGGGGGCCTGTTCATGGCGACGGCGCACGTCGCTCATGACTGCGTGATCGGCGACGAGGTGGTGATGGCCAACGGGGCGACCCTGGGCGGACATGTCGAAATCGGCGACCGCGCCCAGCTCAGCGGCCTCTGCGCGGTCCACCAGCACGTGCGGATCGGCGAACTGGCCTTTGTCGCGGGCGGAGCGATCGTCACCCAGGACGTGGCCCCGTACTGCCTTGTCCAGGGCGACCGCGCGAGACTGGTGTCGATCAACGCCGTGGGGCTGCGGCGGGCGGGGATCGGGGCGGGGGACACGGCGGTTCTGAAGCGCGCCTTCCGGGCGATCTTCCACGGCGACGGCGCGCTGGCTGATCGCCTGGCGGCGGTGGAGGTCGGCGCAGACGACGAGCGCGTCCGGCGGCTGGTGGCGTTCATGCGCTCCAGCGCCCGCGGGGTGATCGCCACGCCGCGCCGGAACCTTCCGGCTGCGGCTTAA
- a CDS encoding class I SAM-dependent methyltransferase: MSSAVYGNPPPDVIETPKGAVQLSPLIPESTDIAKLADASQDEIALLVPGGAIEARYLLAQALRVLRPGGALAAAAPKDRGGLRLKKTLTGLGCEVVETSRRHHRICEVERPAGSLALAAALEDGAPRILPSGLWSQPGVFSWDRLDPGSELLLAHLPALSGAGADFGCGVGWLSRAALSSPAVTALTLIDLDRRAVECAEHNVVDPRATFVWADVRTAAKNLSNLDFVVMNPPFHDGGQEDRRLGQAFIRAAADALRTGGRLWLTANRHLPYEAVLAEAFKAVTPVADGGGYKVYEARK; the protein is encoded by the coding sequence TTGTCTTCAGCCGTTTACGGAAACCCGCCGCCCGACGTCATCGAGACGCCCAAGGGGGCCGTGCAGCTGTCGCCGCTGATCCCGGAATCGACCGATATCGCCAAGCTGGCCGACGCCAGCCAGGACGAGATCGCCTTGCTGGTCCCCGGCGGCGCGATCGAGGCGCGCTATCTGCTGGCCCAGGCGCTGCGCGTTCTGCGCCCTGGCGGCGCGCTGGCCGCCGCTGCGCCGAAGGATCGCGGCGGCCTGCGCCTGAAGAAGACCCTGACCGGCCTGGGCTGCGAGGTCGTCGAGACCTCCCGCCGCCATCACCGGATCTGCGAGGTTGAACGGCCGGCCGGATCGCTGGCGCTCGCCGCCGCGCTGGAAGACGGCGCGCCCCGCATCCTGCCGAGCGGGCTCTGGTCGCAGCCGGGCGTGTTCAGCTGGGATCGGCTGGACCCGGGCAGCGAGTTGCTCCTCGCCCACCTTCCCGCGCTCAGCGGGGCTGGCGCCGATTTCGGCTGCGGCGTCGGCTGGCTGTCGCGCGCGGCGCTGTCCTCGCCCGCCGTCACCGCCTTGACCTTGATCGACCTCGATCGCCGCGCGGTCGAATGCGCCGAGCACAATGTCGTCGACCCGCGGGCGACGTTTGTCTGGGCCGACGTCCGGACGGCCGCAAAGAACCTTTCCAACCTGGACTTCGTGGTCATGAACCCGCCGTTCCACGACGGCGGCCAGGAAGACCGGCGGCTGGGCCAGGCCTTCATCCGCGCCGCCGCCGACGCCCTGCGGACCGGTGGTCGGCTCTGGCTGACTGCCAACCGTCACCTGCCCTACGAAGCGGTGCTGGCCGAAGCGTTCAAGGCCGTGACGCCGGTCGCCGACGGCGGCGGCTACAAGGTCTACGAGGCCCGCAAATGA
- a CDS encoding 16S rRNA pseudouridine(516) synthase gives MSKTPTMRLDRLLSNLGYGSRKEMHGLVAAGQVVLDGVPLTDAGARIAIGADLPDRMRIMGKPVDPPPPLVVMMHKPLGVVCSHKEYGDRVYDLLPPRWRVRDPALSTVGRLDKETSGLLLITDNGDFLHRVISPRRHVQKSYVADLDRPLEGHEGEIFAAGTLMLEGEEKPLLPAVLEPLGERRARLLIEEGRYHQVRRMFAAVGNHVTALHRDRIGGLVLPDDLAAGEYRVLPAAVAETVFAG, from the coding sequence ATGAGCAAGACGCCGACCATGCGGCTCGACCGCCTGCTGTCCAACCTAGGCTATGGTAGCCGGAAGGAAATGCACGGCCTGGTCGCCGCCGGCCAGGTGGTGCTGGACGGCGTGCCCCTGACCGATGCCGGCGCGCGGATCGCCATCGGCGCGGACCTGCCAGATCGCATGCGGATCATGGGCAAGCCCGTCGACCCGCCGCCGCCGCTGGTGGTGATGATGCACAAGCCGCTGGGCGTCGTCTGCTCGCACAAGGAATACGGCGATCGGGTCTACGACCTGCTGCCGCCGCGCTGGCGAGTGCGTGACCCGGCGCTGTCGACCGTGGGCCGGCTCGACAAGGAAACGTCCGGCCTGCTGCTGATCACCGACAATGGTGATTTCCTGCATCGGGTGATCTCGCCGCGCCGCCATGTGCAGAAAAGCTATGTCGCCGATCTCGACCGCCCGCTGGAAGGCCACGAGGGCGAGATCTTCGCCGCTGGGACGCTGATGCTCGAGGGCGAGGAGAAGCCGCTGCTGCCGGCCGTGCTGGAACCGCTGGGCGAACGCCGGGCGCGGCTGCTGATTGAGGAAGGCCGTTATCATCAGGTCCGCCGGATGTTCGCCGCCGTCGGCAACCACGTGACGGCGCTGCACCGGGACCGGATCGGCGGCCTCGTCCTGCCGGATGACCTGGCGGCGGGCGAGTATCGGGTGCTTCCGGCCGCCGTCGCCGAGACGGTGTTCGCCGGCTGA
- a CDS encoding CoA transferase — MATADAAFEQLMRLAGRPRPDFVRIDDEPPAIATRFQAEAGAAAALAAVGALAAELWTLRTGQTQQVSVSPREAGAALVSFALQIFEDPDRAPPQRPEDAGGGGRGTPAMGFFPTKDGRHVFLHPSFPDSAAKLHQLMGSPADTAAVAAEALKWSALDLENAIADAGVCGAMVRTAQEWDASEQGRILAARPSVEIVKIADGPPMPLPDRGEAPLSGVRVLDLTRVLAGPTCGKTLAQHGADVLYVASPTLPATEFFISDVGHGKLSTWLDLKDPGQLARLKELIARADVFSQGYRGGALERLGLGPLDLAKLRPGIVYTSINAYGHEGPWANRPGWEQLAQTVTGMADVHGGDAGPKLQPGAVADYTTGFLAAFGTLAALERRARYGGSYLVRVSLVQTATWLRGLGLKPADDLAKVQPAAPAEIDAWRVTSPSGFGPVRHLRPPVRMSVTPARWARPTTPLGAAPAEWPV; from the coding sequence ATGGCCACGGCCGACGCCGCGTTCGAACAACTGATGCGATTGGCCGGCCGCCCCCGGCCCGATTTCGTCCGCATCGACGACGAACCGCCCGCCATAGCCACCCGCTTCCAGGCCGAGGCCGGAGCCGCCGCCGCGCTGGCCGCGGTGGGCGCGCTCGCCGCCGAGCTCTGGACGCTGCGGACCGGTCAGACCCAGCAGGTGAGCGTCTCGCCCCGCGAGGCCGGAGCTGCGCTGGTCAGCTTCGCCCTGCAGATCTTCGAAGACCCCGACCGCGCACCGCCGCAACGGCCCGAGGACGCCGGCGGCGGCGGACGCGGCACCCCGGCCATGGGGTTCTTCCCGACCAAGGACGGGCGCCACGTCTTTCTGCATCCGAGCTTCCCGGACAGCGCCGCCAAGCTGCACCAGCTGATGGGCTCCCCGGCCGACACCGCAGCGGTCGCCGCCGAGGCGCTGAAATGGTCGGCGCTAGACTTGGAAAACGCCATCGCAGACGCGGGCGTCTGCGGGGCCATGGTCCGCACCGCCCAGGAATGGGACGCCTCCGAACAGGGCCGCATCCTCGCCGCCCGGCCGAGCGTGGAGATCGTCAAGATCGCCGATGGTCCGCCCATGCCCCTGCCCGACCGCGGCGAGGCTCCGCTCTCAGGGGTTCGCGTCCTGGACCTGACCCGGGTGCTCGCCGGGCCGACCTGCGGCAAAACCCTGGCCCAGCACGGGGCGGACGTCCTCTATGTCGCCTCGCCGACTCTGCCGGCCACCGAGTTCTTCATCAGCGACGTGGGGCACGGCAAGCTCTCGACTTGGCTCGATCTGAAGGACCCCGGCCAGTTGGCGCGGCTGAAGGAGTTGATCGCGCGTGCGGACGTCTTCAGCCAGGGCTACCGCGGAGGAGCCCTAGAGCGGCTGGGCCTCGGCCCCCTCGATCTCGCCAAGTTGCGGCCCGGGATCGTCTACACCTCGATAAACGCCTATGGGCATGAAGGCCCCTGGGCGAACAGGCCAGGCTGGGAGCAACTCGCCCAGACCGTGACCGGCATGGCCGATGTTCACGGCGGCGACGCCGGGCCGAAGCTGCAGCCGGGCGCCGTCGCCGACTACACCACGGGCTTCCTAGCCGCCTTCGGTACGCTGGCGGCGCTGGAGCGCCGCGCCCGCTACGGCGGCAGCTATCTGGTGCGGGTGTCGCTGGTCCAGACCGCGACCTGGCTGCGTGGCCTGGGCCTCAAGCCCGCCGACGATCTCGCCAAGGTGCAGCCCGCCGCCCCGGCCGAGATCGACGCCTGGCGCGTCACCTCGCCGTCGGGCTTCGGCCCCGTCCGCCACCTGCGCCCGCCGGTGCGAATGTCGGTGACCCCGGCGCGCTGGGCCCGCCCGACGACGCCGCTCGGTGCGGCGCCGGCCGAGTGGCCCGTCTAG